The following coding sequences lie in one Xiphophorus maculatus strain JP 163 A chromosome 4, X_maculatus-5.0-male, whole genome shotgun sequence genomic window:
- the LOC111608431 gene encoding uncharacterized protein LOC111608431: MTRTKEKSFCPVCMHNSGKLLLHLQLRHNVTNRTERRLLLALACGRVSVKGMVCPVKRCNYSGNRVDRHLKEVHADLQDWKEHLRRLQRSRTLQLMAELRRSEPQPPLATTLDLDHAQPASVETSSPQPSPDAQQLASVETSSPQPSPDAQQLASVETSSPQPSPDAQQLASVETSSPQPSPDAQQLASVETSSPQPSPDAQQLASVETSSPQPSPDAQPASVEGPGSPILQSSCSEGEEEGEAHAAAAAARPCTVGKRGSFNPPPSIFPPCVCSYLEEFHVHLVGALPRAKHLENCGSKMKRLRAFLSHLSEGKSELRTWQFVDDVRRVMAWPAYLQGQGKAVTTIKVYLVNVTQFLAYFAETPPPDSTLSRAQIVRATRAVKAASSQIATGIVLRQIRVKAAKEQRMVTADLLRRCRTGAALQIPRLLERIEAEPSAVELRHRFFGYFALYVTAIYGHRPGVISNLTTAEVQEARSRASSTSPGFVINVENHKTNRSFGVAQLYLKSDEFQWLTRWIAVRAGLGPSCDLVFFTPGNGPVKKLVHSAQRAWKEMGLAGRPTMTDIRTSVATLARNTQPMDVRSQMSRLMCHDTATADRFYALNLDEKQLDDLRKKFEEATQPASPSPGVEVTLRDS, encoded by the exons ATGACACGGACGAAGGAGAAGAGCTTCTGCCCTGTATGCATGCACAATTCGGGGAAACTGCTTCTGCACCTGCAGCTTCGACACAACGTGACAAACCGCACAGAGCGGCGGCTGCTACTGGCTTTGGCGTGTGGAAGGGTGAGTGTAAAAGGCATGGTTTGTCCGGTGAAACGCTGCAACTACTCGGGAAACAGAGTGGACAGGCACTTGAAGGAGGTCCATGCCGACCTGCAAGACTGGAAGGAGCACCTGAGACGGCTTCAGCGTAGCAGGACGCTCCAGTTAATGGCCGAACTGCGGAGGTCCGAACCACAGCCGCCGCTCGCAACCACTCTGGACCTGGACCACGCACAGCCCGCGAGCGTGGAGACATCCAGCCCCCAGCCAAGCCCGGACGCACAGCAGCTCGCGAGCGTGGAGACATCCAGCCCCCAGCCAAGCCCGGACGCACAGCAGCTCGCGAGCGTGGAGACATCCAGCCCCCAGCCAAGCCCGGACGCACAGCAGCTCGCGAGCGTGGAGACATCCAGCCCCCAGCCAAGCCCGGACGCACAGCAGCTCGCGAGCGTGGAGACATCCAGCCCCCAGCCAAGCCCGGACGCACAGCAGCTCGCGAGCGTGGAGACATCCAGCCCGCAGCCAAGCCCGGACGCACAGCCCGCGAGCGTGGAGGGACCAGGCAGCCCCATTTTGCAGAGCAGCTGCAGCGAgggggaggaggaaggagaggcccatgctgctgctgctgctgcacgtCCCTGCACGGTGGGTAAAAGAGGCTCTTTTAACCCACCACCATCAATTTTTCCCCCATGCGTCTGCAGCTACCTGGAAGAGTTTCATGTGCACCTGGTCGGTGCCCTGCCAAGAGCCAAGCACTTGGAGAACTGCGGCTCCAAGATGAAGCGGCTCAGGGCGTTCTTGAGCCACCTCAGCGAGGGCAAGTCCGAGCTGCGCACCTGGCAGTTTGTGGATGATGTGCGGAGGGTCATGGCCTGGCCGGCGTACCTGCAAGGGCAGGGCAAAGCCGTGACAACCATCAAGGTGTACTTGGTGAACGTGACCCAGTTCCTGGCCTACTTTGCTGAAACGCCGCCGCCGGACAGCACGCTTTCCAGGGCGCAGATCGTGCGCGCGACCAGGGCGGTGAAGGCTGCCTCATCGCAGATTGCAACTGGCATTGTGCTGCGCCAGATCCGCGTCAAAGCAGCCAAGGAGCAGCGGATGGTGACAGCGGATCTTCTTCGCAGGTGTAGGACCGGGGCTGCGCTGCAAATCCCAAGGCTGCTTGAGCGGATCGAAGCGGAGCCATCCGCGGTGGAGCTCCGACATCGCTTCTTTGGCTACTTTGCGCTGTATGTGACCGCGATCTACGGACACAGGCCCGGCGTCATCTCCAACCTGACTACCGCCGAAGTCCAGGAAGCCAGATCCAGAGCTTCCAGCACCTCTCCTGGGTTTGTGATTAAC GTGGAGAACCACAAGACCAACCGGAGCTTCGGGGTCGCACAGCTCTACTTGAAGTCGGACGAGTTCCAGTGGCTCACTCGGTGGATCGCGGTTAGGGCCGGCCTCGGTCCGTCCTGTGACCTGGTGTTCTTCACCCCCGGGAATGGGCCAGTGAAGAAGCTTGTGCACAGCGCACAGAGAGCCTGGAAGGAGATGGGGCTCGCGGGGAGACCGACCATGACTGACATCCGCACCTCTGTTGCTACACTG GCAAGAAACACGCAGCCGATGGATGTCCGGAGCCAGATGTCCAGGCTGATGTGTCACGACACAGCCACTGCTGACAGGTTCTACGCGCTCAACCTGGATGAAAAGCAGCTGGATGACCTCCGGAAGAAGTTTGAAGAGGCCACACAGCCAGCCTCCCCCTCCCCAGGTGTCGAGGTCACCCTCCGTGACTCGTGA
- the LOC111608387 gene encoding serine/arginine-rich splicing factor SR45-like, whose protein sequence is MIGRADIEGSKSDVAMNAWPPQASYPCGVPPQSNSPPATVPGAGHAPRGGGALDAGTESPLQARLPASPVGFPWSAPVLSQLLGASRGHPPGVDPPPRPLRGEGRRASRTGTAAGEIRRKGPARVQSRRRQPPTASPPHTHTHTPVRLPDRRRAPPRERKDPSPPTARRAARRSFRRRVVVVGGERVTGRLLPQPRHAPSPASLPGPTDPALRANLYPEVTDLTCRLPLTPFIQHARGCSPWRPAADMGTAWREIYTFSPGFSRASESSPDAAGTAALSRARAPLSGRTHSRAPCPSQRKENSPRGSRQLLRVRLRYRTGRLAAPVSAAPGSGI, encoded by the exons ATGATAGGAAGAGCCGACATCGAAGGATCAAAAAGCGACGTCGCTATGAACGCTTGGCCGCCACAAGCCAGTTATCCCTGTG GTGTACCGCCCCAGTCAAACTCCCCACCTGCCACTGTCCCCGGAGCGGGTCACGCCCCGCGCGGCGGCGGGGCGCTTGACGCCGGAACCGAGAGCCCACTACAGGCTCGCCTTCCCGCCTCACCGG tCGGATTCCCCTGGTCCGCACCAGTTCTAAGTCAGCTGCTAGGCGCCAGCCGAGGACACCCGCCCGGGGTTGACCCCCCGCCCCGGCCCCTGCGAGGGGAAGGGCGGAGGGCGTCCCGGACGGGCACCGCAGCCGGGGAGATCCGCAGGAAGGGCCCGGCGCGCGTCCAGAGTCGCCGCCGCCAACCGCCGACCGcatcccccccccacacacacacacacacaccggtcCGCCTTCCGGATCGGCGGCGGGCACCGCCCCGCGAGAGGAAAGAC CCGAGCCCTCCAACCGCGAGGCGGGCCGCACGCCGCTCCTTCCGGCGgcgggtggtggtggtggggggggagaGGGTGACGGGGCGGCTGCTCCCCCAGCCGCGGCACGCGCCCAGCCCCGCTTCGCTCCCCGGCCCGACCGACCCAGCCCTTAGAGCCAATCTTTATCCCGAAGTTACAGATCTGACTTGCCGACTTCCCTTAACTCCCTTCATCCAACATGCCAGAGGCTGTTCACCTTGGAGACCTGCTGCGGATATGGGTACGGCCTGGCGCGAGATTTACACCTTCTCCCCCGGATTTTCAAGGGCCAGCGAGAGCTCACCGGACGCCGCCGGAACCGCGGCGCTTTCCAGGGCGCGGGCCCCTCTCTCGGGGCGAACCCATTCCAGGGCGCCCTGCCCttcacaaagaaaagagaactCTCCCCGGGGCTCCCGCCAGCTTCTCCGGGTTCGTTTGCGTTACCGCACTGGGCGCCTCGCGGCGCCTGTCTCCGCCGCTCCAGGTTCGGGGATCTGA